In the Sphingobacterium sp. PCS056 genome, ATGATGATCATATTTGAAAGCATACTACCAACAAGAAATAGTAGAATCCAAAACAAAACAACAGCGCCTTGATACCAATTACCTTTAGCGATTTCTTGCGCAAAAATCGCATAATAACCCGTCACATTTGAAGTGAACGAAAAGAATACAATGACCGATGCAACATTGACCATTCCCGCTGAAAAAGCAGTCAATGCACCCAACTTGATATTGTCCTGTATCGTACGATGATTACTATATTTTCTCAGCATAATTTACTCTCCCTCCTTTTTTCAATACTATACGTGCAATACCTTTAGCTTGAAGATCCAAATTAAGATACAGGATCAATTCATTTCTATTCAATTGATGGATAACAAAACTCTCAACAAGTTTATCGTCTTTCCTCAATTCAAGAATATGCCCTCTTCCCTTTAAAAACCAATTGTATCTTTTATCCTCATGATGAGCAACATAGTTATCATTTCCATTTCTTTCGAAATGCCACAAACCATCTTGAAGAGGTGGAAGATGCGCTATAGCCGCTGTTTTTATTTCATCATGTATAATAGCCTGTTTTTTAAATGATGGGTTATTTTCCACCTTTTCAAAATACCAACCCTGCTCTACCCACTCACCTTCCAGCATACGTTCTGGATTTTCATAAAACATGACCATCGTCGTCGCTACAAACAGAAGTAAGGCGAGAAAGATGAAATTAAATCTTGATAATATTTTTCTTTTAATAATTGACATCCCATTTTTTGTTAAAGAATAAATCTGACAAAACATTTCGCTCAATTTTCTGTATACCGGTCTTTTGGATGATCCCAACACGACCTCGATTACGTTCGTTTAAACGTAACAACGCCTTTCCAACATCAAAAAAATGTTTTGTTCTTTTTTCAAATGCATAATTTGATGGTACTCTGATTTCGTCAATCGCAGCACCTTTCAAATAGTTATGTAAGTAATTGGCATTCTCCGTACCGATGATATCGGTATATATATTGAGTTTACGATCTTCATACCGATGACAGATCATTTGACAAGCTTTAATGAAATCTTCAGAATGGAGTTCCTTTAAATGATCTTCGAGGGTAATTCCCAACAGTTCAGTAATTGAAGTACTGCTCCTGTTGCCATATACCAATATGATTTCCAATTCATTAGCTTTTGACTGTTCGATGCTCTGTATAACAAAAAATAGCGAATCTATCGTGAAATCACTTGGAATCAATATACGTTTATTCATGCCTTTTACTTTTAAAACAAAGTTAAAAGACAGAGATTGCAATGGAATGAACTTGAAGTTAGCTTTTAATTAGAATATCAAAGCTGATATTAAAATGAGATTAGAATCGTCATAAAGATTAAAATGAGATTAAAATTTAAGAAAAGTAGGCAATTCGATCTCAACAGTAGTGCCCTTATCCACAATAGAAGTTACCTTTAATGAACCTTCATGCAACTTTATGATATTTCGGGCTAATGGTAGTCCGATACCATACCCGTCAATCCCATCAGTATTAGACGCTCGAAAATATGGATCATAAATATGTTGCAAATCCTCTGAAGGAATACCTATTCCCTCATCCTTTATTAGAATAAACACTTTTTTATCCAAAGCACCTAAAGCAATGTAGGCCGTTCGATTACTAGAATATTTACAGGCATTGCTGATGATATTAGACAACGCTAACTGAAGTAAAATTGCATTTCCACTAACTTTAAGACGCATACTATCATCCGGTAAAAGATTAAAATCGGTGATGATCTTAAACTTATCATTGATCGCTTTGACCATCAGTTCTGCATCCATTATGACCTGATCAATTCTGATAGGACCAAACGAAGATGAATTACTAACAAATCCAGTACGTGCCAGCAAAAGAAGAGCCTTTGTCTTTTTTTCTAAATGCTCTGCAGATTCAATAATTTTCAAAAGCGTTCTTTGATATTCTGCTTGACTTCGCTCTTTAGAAAGCGCTAAATCTGCCTGACCTATAATAGAAGTTAAAGGTGTATTAAGCTCATGTGATGCATTACTAATGAAGTTTTTTTGTGTTTCAAATGAGGTTTCCAATCGTGTAAGCATATTATTAAAAGTACGAGCTAAATCTTTAAGCTCGCCCTTATATTTAAACTCATCCAGTCTTTTATCCAGATTTTCAGAACCAATCTGTTGCACCTCCTTCATCATCGTAAGGATAGGCTTCAAAAACGATCTTTTCATAAAAAGAGACACGACCAAGATAAATAATATGCCCAGGATCAAGCTAATGATCAACAAATTTCTTAAGTATGCCAGATGATGGGTATAAAAATAATTTTCTGCAGATGCCCCGATGATAAAGTTTCGTTTATCCTTGGTGAAAAATTTAGTAGAATAAAATTGGTTGCCTTCCTTAAAATTAGAAATTCCCTTTTTATTGATTTTACTCCATAGTTCAGGATTAAAGCCATGACTGTTCAATATCTTTTCATTTGCATCAAATTCAACAAGAAATTCATGTTGATTATTCAAATCTTCAATAAAATCTAAACTCCATTGATTACTGCGCAACGCATTATTGATATTCAGAAACTTCTCTGCAGCTATATTCCTCCTCAAATCCAATCTTTTATAAAAATCTGTAAAAGCAAAATTTGAAATAGAATAGAAAATAAAACCAACAAAACAACTGACATAAATAACCAATATGGCAATAAGATAAATGAGTTTTCTATTATAATTATGCATCAGCTTTTAGTCTTCTATTTTTAACACATAGCCCATACCGATCACAGTATGAATGGCTTTTTTAGAGGTTACTTTTTCAATTTTTTTACGCAAATAATTAACATAGACGTCCACAACATTAGATCCGATGTCAAAATTAATCCCCCATACTTTATCCAGAAGTAAACTACGCTCAAATACTTTTTTAGGACTTTGTATAAATAATAAAAGTAATCGATATTCGGTGCTTGTCAGATTCAATTCCTGATCGTCACAATAAGCGACCTTTTTATAATCATCTACTTTCAAAAACCCATATTTATACTCTTGAGAATGATCCTGATCCTTCTGAGTAGCCTGAATAATAGAATGTTTACGACGTATCAAAGATCGAATTCTGGCTTTCAATTCGATTAATTTAAATGGTTTAGATAAATAATCATCTGCACCATTATCCAGACCAAGTACAACATTTTCTGGAGTCCCTAAAGCAGTCAGCATCATCACAGGAAGATCAGTATATCCCCAAAATCGGATCTGCCTACAGATCTCCAATCCATTAGTACCTGGTAATAAAATATCCAAGAGAACAAGTGAGATATCGTGAGTTGAAAGTAGTACCTCTAATCCTTCCGAATTATTTAAATGTATGACTCGGTAACCATCCTCCTCCAAACCTTGAACAATCAGATCTGCTACCCCTTGTTCATCTTCAACCAAGATAATTTTTTGCTGTTCTACACTCATTTACGCTATATTTTAATTAGCTCTGGAATTATTAAAACATAAAAATAAGCTTTTGATGGCTTTGACACAAATTTTAAAAGTATATCATAACCAACTAGATAATCATGCTTTATAAAACTTGATCTTATGAGAACAATAAATTTTAAAACTTTGATCAAGATACTTTAATAATATAGGTTGCATAATTAAAAATTTACGATAGATATAAAACTAAATTTTGAACAATTAATCATTAATAAAAACCTTTATAATTCTATATCCATAACTAATCCTCTTCTACTCGATTCCGCAGCCAAACTAAAGGTATTTCCAAACATTTTTCTATCCAAATTGTTGTTTTAACAATTGGAATACATCTTATGATGTGCCAACTAAAATAATATCTATTACACATACTCACATTTAAAAATGTGCGGTGCTTAAATCTTAATAAAATGGCAATAACAACCAATCGATTATCTCAGACACTTTGTCAAGCTTTAAATGATCAAATTACATTGGAAGCATATTCTGCTCAAGTATATCTCATGTTAGCCTGCTGGGCAGATGACAATAGATTAGATGGTATCAATTCATTCCTTATGAAACATTCCCAAGAAGAAAGAGTGCATATGGCTAAAATAATAGAATATATACAAGAAAGAGGTGGGTCTGTAAAAATTGATGCAATAAAAAAACCTGAACCCGAGCCTACCAATATTTTAGAGTGCTTTGAAATGGTATTGCAACAAGAAATAGAAAATACCGAATCAATTTATAAAATAGTAAATTTAAGCATGCAAGAAGGCGATTGGGCGACATGGAATTTCCTTCAATGGCTTGTTAATGAACAACGTGAAGAAGAAAAACTTGCATTGGACTTATTAGATAAAGCTAAGTTAGCTGGAGGCAGCGATATGACAGACAATGCTCGCTTTGAGTTAAATAAACTAATTGGTAATACTGGTCAGGAATTTCCAGTTGCAGATGAAATTAATCCACTAGCATAAAATAAAATATGTTAAAAAGGATAGCTAATTATACGTCAGCTATCCTTTTTTATTACTTTATAAATACCTATAGCGACCTCTTGGCCAATAAAGAGATATCCAAGGAATTATGATACAATTTCTCGACAAGCCCGAGCATTAGCTGCAATTGTTCTTTAATTAATAGCTCATCACTCTGATCGAGCACATGCGATCGAGAGACCGAGGACTTCAAAGGAAGAATTTCTAATAAGTCAGTCTCAAATAAAGCATATGTTTTTTTTAACTTTAAAAGAATTTTATTCATCAACCGTTCATGCTCATCATGAAAATTCGAAGTTGAGCGATGATCAATCATATGGGTAAATGCCATTGCATAAGAAATCAACTGATGTGTAAAAATTGAAAAATCATTTAATTCTTTAGTAAATGGGCGCTGATATATAGGTTCATTTAGAATTCTTTCATTTAAGGCATTCAACTCCGCCAAACTCAGATAAATTTCTTTGCGAGCGACTTTATAATCTGCAATATCAATATGATCGCCCGACAGTTTACGAAAGCAAATGGATAAGAAATGAACATTAGACTGTACGACATTTTTTAAATAACTCTTTACCGAATCACTTTCCCATGTCGGAAGAATAAGGTGAAAAGATAAAAAACACAGAACACAGCCAATGACAGTATCTAATAAACGTTCTTTCAATAGGAGAATTCCAAAATCATCTACTCCTGTAAAGAAATAGTAGGCAATAAGAAAAAAAGCAGTTAGAAAAAATGAACCATAAACATATTTACTCCTTAAAAAAGTAAATGTTAAAAGCATATAAACCAACATTAAGCCCAGCAGTACATAACTATTTGTAATCAAGAAAATACTTAAGAGACCCAAGAGGCCACCTAAAAATGATCCTTTTAGCCGATCAATACTCCGTTGCTTACTTAAACTAAAACCTGGACGTAAGATCACAATAATGGTAATATAAATCCAAAAACTATGCTTTGTTAAGGCAATGTAATCAGGAAAGAAAATCGGCAGCGCTTTGGTAATCACAAAAGCAATCAACATCACAATAGCCACACGAAGAGAATGTCTAAAAATTGGTGACTTTAAATTCAGATGCGCTTGCAGTATTGGCCATGAAAATGTCCTTTGCCTAAAGAAACGCTCTTTATGTGCGATCAGCTCAGAGTGATCATGAACTTCTTCAGATTTAGATAAAATACGATGGACCTCTCTTATTTTTTGCATCACGTACCTGATATTAACAAGTATCTTTTTCAACACAATTGTTGTCCCTCCTTCTTGCTTTTCAAGAGCAATAATTTCTGCATATGCATTATCCCATAGGCCTGTAAATTGAATGGCATTCTTTGGCGATTTTAGCAAACTTATTGGAGTGGTCAATCGCTCTAATTCTTCGGCACAACTAATCAATAATTCAGGAATGACTTGATACACCTTGGTATGTCCATATTTTTCACGAATCTGATAATAATCATGATGGGAAGCATTAATTCTCTCAAACAATTCCATCAATGTTGCGAAAATAAAGGTAAGCTGTTTATATTGATAACTTGCAAATTGCTTCTCGGTCGCTGCAGAAAACAAAACCTCACGGACATTTTCCTGACGTTGATTTAACACCATATTGATTTGAATAACTTGTTTATGCGTCTTTGCAATAGCAGTATTAGCATCAAAAAAATCAGCCTTAATACGAAGTAAGCTACCTATTTTGTAAGCACATTCTGCTAAAACTTGCTGGCTAACACGATATGGTCTCATGTATCGTAGGACTAATACAAAAATCATATACCAAATTGCACCAGCAGTGAGCAATAAAGCTTCTGTGATAGGATGACTACTTTCATGGGTCAACGTTAAGCTAAAAAATAGCGCTAATAAACAAGATGCACCAATGCCCATCGCCCTTATACCAAAAACAGTCAACATACAAGCCGCAAAAGAAAAAAAAGCCATAAATAGACCCAAGAAAAAATCTGAAAAAGGTAATATGCGTGTAAGCATACTCATTGCGAAAATAACGATAACATTGATAAACAAAGATTGACGGCGCTCACGATAGGGGCCGACCAAATCTGGAGTACTTGCTATAATGCTACCTATACCCAAGGTTACACCATGGTGCAGTTGACCAAAAAAAGTGAACATGAGAACTGGAATCAGGACAGCAATAGTTATTTTTAATCCCTCATGAAACGGTTGGCTATTAACAAAAAACCGTGTCTTTTGCCATACTTTTTCT is a window encoding:
- a CDS encoding ATP-binding protein, encoding MHNYNRKLIYLIAILVIYVSCFVGFIFYSISNFAFTDFYKRLDLRRNIAAEKFLNINNALRSNQWSLDFIEDLNNQHEFLVEFDANEKILNSHGFNPELWSKINKKGISNFKEGNQFYSTKFFTKDKRNFIIGASAENYFYTHHLAYLRNLLIISLILGILFILVVSLFMKRSFLKPILTMMKEVQQIGSENLDKRLDEFKYKGELKDLARTFNNMLTRLETSFETQKNFISNASHELNTPLTSIIGQADLALSKERSQAEYQRTLLKIIESAEHLEKKTKALLLLARTGFVSNSSSFGPIRIDQVIMDAELMVKAINDKFKIITDFNLLPDDSMRLKVSGNAILLQLALSNIISNACKYSSNRTAYIALGALDKKVFILIKDEGIGIPSEDLQHIYDPYFRASNTDGIDGYGIGLPLARNIIKLHEGSLKVTSIVDKGTTVEIELPTFLKF
- a CDS encoding FUSC family membrane protein, with the protein product MRDRIEKVWQKTRFFVNSQPFHEGLKITIAVLIPVLMFTFFGQLHHGVTLGIGSIIASTPDLVGPYRERRQSLFINVIVIFAMSMLTRILPFSDFFLGLFMAFFSFAACMLTVFGIRAMGIGASCLLALFFSLTLTHESSHPITEALLLTAGAIWYMIFVLVLRYMRPYRVSQQVLAECAYKIGSLLRIKADFFDANTAIAKTHKQVIQINMVLNQRQENVREVLFSAATEKQFASYQYKQLTFIFATLMELFERINASHHDYYQIREKYGHTKVYQVIPELLISCAEELERLTTPISLLKSPKNAIQFTGLWDNAYAEIIALEKQEGGTTIVLKKILVNIRYVMQKIREVHRILSKSEEVHDHSELIAHKERFFRQRTFSWPILQAHLNLKSPIFRHSLRVAIVMLIAFVITKALPIFFPDYIALTKHSFWIYITIIVILRPGFSLSKQRSIDRLKGSFLGGLLGLLSIFLITNSYVLLGLMLVYMLLTFTFLRSKYVYGSFFLTAFFLIAYYFFTGVDDFGILLLKERLLDTVIGCVLCFLSFHLILPTWESDSVKSYLKNVVQSNVHFLSICFRKLSGDHIDIADYKVARKEIYLSLAELNALNERILNEPIYQRPFTKELNDFSIFTHQLISYAMAFTHMIDHRSTSNFHDEHERLMNKILLKLKKTYALFETDLLEILPLKSSVSRSHVLDQSDELLIKEQLQLMLGLVEKLYHNSLDISLLAKRSL
- a CDS encoding response regulator transcription factor yields the protein MSVEQQKIILVEDEQGVADLIVQGLEEDGYRVIHLNNSEGLEVLLSTHDISLVLLDILLPGTNGLEICRQIRFWGYTDLPVMMLTALGTPENVVLGLDNGADDYLSKPFKLIELKARIRSLIRRKHSIIQATQKDQDHSQEYKYGFLKVDDYKKVAYCDDQELNLTSTEYRLLLLFIQSPKKVFERSLLLDKVWGINFDIGSNVVDVYVNYLRKKIEKVTSKKAIHTVIGMGYVLKIED
- a CDS encoding ferritin, coding for MAITTNRLSQTLCQALNDQITLEAYSAQVYLMLACWADDNRLDGINSFLMKHSQEERVHMAKIIEYIQERGGSVKIDAIKKPEPEPTNILECFEMVLQQEIENTESIYKIVNLSMQEGDWATWNFLQWLVNEQREEEKLALDLLDKAKLAGGSDMTDNARFELNKLIGNTGQEFPVADEINPLA